A window of the Branchiostoma floridae strain S238N-H82 chromosome 12, Bfl_VNyyK, whole genome shotgun sequence genome harbors these coding sequences:
- the LOC118428042 gene encoding testis-specific serine/threonine-protein kinase 1-like — protein MPNTARPAAASRLALKETEEEELSRRGYHLELHIGEGSYAKVKSATSDRLHGKVAIKIIHKSLAPQDFREKFLPRELSVLTKVDHPHVIKVHEIMELGSRVYIVMDYAGHGDLLEYIQLHGALSESKVRVMFRQLLTGVQYLHSRGIVHRDLKCENVLLDSKNNIKLSDFGFAREFRQGELSRTFCGSAAYAAPEVLQGIPYLAELYDVWSLGVILYIMACGSMPFDDSNIKKMIKIQLEKKYGFPRSRKVNQDCKDLINQILTPNVTERPTIEQLLQHTFLAQGGASSSSDQVASDNALPQVGTFCTSSVSTSSGVC, from the exons ATGCCCAATACGGCTCGGCCCGCGGCAGCGTCGCGTCTTGCGCTAAAAGAGACGGAGGAGGAGGAACTGAGCAGGCGAGGGTATCATCTGGAGCTGCACATCGGGGAGGGGTCGTACGCCAAGGTCAAGTCGGCTACTTCAGACAGACTCCACGGCAAG GTGGCCATCAAGATCATCCACAAGTCCCTTGCGCCTCAAGACTTCCGGGAGAAGTTCCTTCCGCGCGAGCTCAGCGTCTTGACGAAGGTGGACCATCCTCACGTGATCAAGGTACACGAGATCATGGAGCTGGGGTCCAGG GTCTATATCGTGATGGACTATGCCGGACACGGAGATCTGTTGGAGTACATACAGCTGCACGGGGCGCTGTCGGAGAGCAAG GTCCGAGTGATGTTCCGGCAGTTACTGACGGGGGTTCAGTACCTGCACAGCAGGGGCATCGTGCACCGCGACCTCAAGTGTGAAAACGTCTTGTTGGACTCCAAGAACAACATTAAG CTTTCAGATTTCGGCTTCGCCCGAGAGTTCAGACAGGGCGAACTGAGCAGGACGTTTTGTGGCAGCGCCGCCTATGCAGCCCCGGAAGTACTGCAGGGCATTCCGTACCTTGCCGAACTTTACGACGTGTGGAGTTTGGGAGTTATTCTGTACATCATGGCGTGTGGCTCCATGCCTTTCGACGACTCGAACATCAAAAAAATGATCAAG ATTCAGCTTGAGAAGAAGTATGGCTTTCCTAGGTCAAGGAAGGTCAACCAGGACTGCAAGGACCTGATTAACCAGATCCTAACGCCAAACGTCACAGAACGGCCGACCATCGAACAATTGCTGCAGCACACTTTCTTGGCACAAGGTGGCGCTTCTTCTAGCAGCGACCAGGTTGCATCGGACAACGCCCTTCCCCAAGTGGGTACTTTCTGTACTTCGTCTGTATCTACCTCCTCTGGTGTCTGTTAA